A single region of the Oncorhynchus keta strain PuntledgeMale-10-30-2019 chromosome 4, Oket_V2, whole genome shotgun sequence genome encodes:
- the xkr9 gene encoding XK-related protein 9, producing MLQTDSEFTKTRWICTVIGLGFYLVDIVTDVGLAVKYFLVGNLVWAGLTLLFVVVGSAATQVFSYTWYRDDTRNPLVNPGGDKLISGMNRGRLIGLHVLQMGIFTRYYHLLKAGYMAVWFKSAGTAEFSREVHLVLFGRATDLSMLKLFETFLESAPQLLFQMYILLGHGHKSTIQCICMVGSFINIAWAIVDYRRCLRRSLPQVREMPSGLPTFVYLLYKLLTITAHILSLSLFLVLSPYSTLGMAVVWLAGTLWAHWVRTDFCTSKGLERLYRIIVGVVLIFTFFNVKGQDTRWQMAVYYVLFAFVNLSGPLLLVLVRPEVNATEYFWPVTLLILGGTVLGLAYLLLYYSVYHPRGRSLQADEVDGHMGQEREPDTMLRMRNFLQL from the exons ATGCTTCAAACAGACTCGGAGTTCACTAAAACACGATGGATCTGTACCGTCATCGGACTGGGCTTTTACCTGGTGGACATTGTGACAGACGTTGGACTAGCAGTGAAGTACTTCCTGGTTGGAAACCTGGTCTGGGCTGGGCTGACTTTACTGTTTGTGGTGGTTGGCTCAGCAGCCACACAGGTCTTCAGCTACACCTGGTACAGAGATGACACGAGGAACCCACTGGTTAATCCTGGTGGAGACAAGCTGATATCTGGGATGAACAGAGGAAGACTGATTGGACTCCATGTTTTGCAGATGGGTATCTTCACCAG GTACTACCACCTGTTGAAGGCAGGATACATGGCGGTGTGGTTCAAGTCAGCTGGGACTGCTGAATTCTCCAGAGAGGTCCACTTGGTCCTGTTTGGTAGGGCGACCGATCTGAGCATGCTCAAACTGTTTGAGACGTTCCTGGAGAGTGCCCCTCAGCTCCTCTTCCAGATGTATATCCTGCTGGGCCATGGACACAAGTCCACAATACAAT GCATCTGCATGGTGGGTTCATTCATCAACATCGCCTGGGCTATAGTGGACTACCGCCGGTGTCTCCGTCGATCCTTACCCcag GTCCGAGAGATGCCTTCTGGCCTCCCTACATTCGTCTACCTCCTATACAAGCTGTTGACCATCACCGCTCACatcctcagcctcagcctcttcCTCGTCCTCAGCCCCTACAGTACCCTGGGAATGGCTGTCGTCTGGCTGGCCGGTACCCTCTGGGCCCATTGGGTCCGTACTGACTTCTGCACGTCTAAAGGTCTAGAGAGGCTCTATCGGATCATCGTGGGAGTCGTCCTCATATTCACCTTCTTTAACGTGAAAGGACAGGATACCAGATGGCAGATGGCTGTGTACTACGTTCTCTTTGCGTTTGTGAACCTCTCTGGTCCTTTGCTGCTGGTTCTGGTGAGGCCAGAGGTTAACGCTACTGAGTACTTCTGGCCGGTGACTCTGCTGATATTGGGAGGGACCGTTCTAGGGCTGGCCTATCTGCTTCTGTATTATAGCGTCTATCACCCCAGAGGGAGGAGTTTACAGGCAGATGAGGTGGATGGACAcatgggacaggagagagaaccagatacaATGCTGAGAATGAGGAACTTCCTACAGCTCTGA